One genomic window of Capricornis sumatraensis isolate serow.1 chromosome 15, serow.2, whole genome shotgun sequence includes the following:
- the FASTKD5 gene encoding FAST kinase domain-containing protein 5, mitochondrial, protein MALVICRRFPGTFCGTPSQPALIKNHINKKLLGQTYEDCALTARMISTDTRMAAILQLLKPIRYWTFCNPFTYSATRSVAWWNIRSYMWHKGQDSPENSLYRLARKVNMCSTSASWRILTTGNTLPGLEFSRASASKASTLNLHSPRAMKIDEEDIETFDSLEDPRVFLQLRPEYQLHSYNRCETCQPLSVSEGELILHKVTVYQDNLQPQIIVDYFCKLSSLPPEQHPVVLSSTSFALLCQLSVKNIHLFDASDLISILKAFVSLGIPHSHSMLDVFETNFCHKVWEMSLDQLLLVADLWRYLGRRVPRFLKIFFSYLNLHWKDLSLSQLTHLIYIIGESRQAPQDLMQKLESLILKYIDLINLEEVGSICLGFFKSSSSLSEFVMRKFGDLACADMQHLSSYALVNILKMFRFTHVDHVNFMKQFGQIAPQRIPSLGVQGVMHLTLACSALRFLDERVMNAVAASLPPRVAYCRSKDVAKILWSFGTLNYKPPNAEEFYSSLINEIHRKMLEFNRYPEHLLTCLLGLAFSEYFPVELIDFALSPGFVRLAQERSKFEVTKELYTLDGTVGIECPDYRGNRLSSQLQQEGSEMLWNLARKDMNSKPEFLEALFLLETMLGGPQYVKHHMILPHTRSSDLEVQLDVNMKPLPFNREAIPIEDVAKLRLKHVGVSLTDDLMNQLLKGKSKGHSQGEIKSDNGQQPLKLEEERAKPVGGSLCNKVDRLGAIPMAGLSPPTCLQAPQVKLAIQLTNRNQYCYGSRDLLGLHNMKRRQLNQLGYRVVELSHWEWLPLLKRTRLEKLAFLHEKVFTSAL, encoded by the coding sequence ATGGCTCTTGTGATATGCCGAAGATTTCCAGGCACTTTCTGTGGAACACCTTCCCAACCAGCTCTAATCAAGAACCATATAAACAAGAAATTGCTTGGTCAGACATATGAGGACTGTGCTCTGACTGCTAGAATGATCAGTACTGACACCAGAATGGCAGCCATTCTCCAGCTGTTAAAACCTATAAGATATTGGACATTTTGCAATCCTTTTACCTACAGTGCAACCCGAAGTGTGGCATGGTGGAATATAAGAAGCTACATGTGGCACAAAGGACAGGACTCTCCAGAAAACAGTCTCTATCGTCTTGCCAGAAAAGTTAACATGTGTAGCACCTCTGCTTCTTGGAGGATTCTGACAACCGGCAATACCCTCCCAGGTTTGGAATTCAGCAGGGCTTCTGCCTCTAAGGCCAGCACGTTGAACCTGCACTCACCCAGGGCCATGAAAATTGATGAAGAGGATATAGAAACTTTTGATTCCCTTGAAGACCCTCGAGTTTTCCTCCAGCTAAGACCAGAGTATCAGCTTCACAGCTATAACAGATGTGAGACTTGTCAACCTCTGTCAGTTTCAGAAGGTGAACTAATTTTGCACAAAGTCACCGTTTATCAAGATAATCTCCAGCCTCAAATTATTGTTGACTATTTCTGTAAGCTGAGTTCTTTGCCTCCAGAGCAACATCCTGTTGTGCTGTCCAGTACCAGCTTTGCTCTGCTCTGCCAGCTGAGTGTGAAAAACATACATCTCTTTGATGCCTCAGATCTGATCAGTATTTTGAAAGCTTTTGTCAGTTTAGGAATTCCTCATTCCCATTCAATGCTAGATGTGTTTGAAACAAACTTTTGCCATAAGGTATGGGAAATGAGTCTGGATCAACTTCTCTTGGTGGCTGACCTCTGGCGGTACTTGGGACGCAGAGTACCTCggtttttaaagatcttttttagTTATCTTAATTTGCACTGGAAAGATCTATCCTTGTCCCAGCTGACTCACTTAATTTATATTATAGGTGAAAGTCGTCAGGCACCCCAGGATCTAATGCAAAAACTGGAATCATTGATCCTCAAGTATATAGATTTGATCAATTTAGAAGAGGTTGGTTCAAtctgtttggggttttttaaatCGAGTAGTAGTCTCTCTGAATTTGTCATGCGGAAATTTGGAGATCTGGCTTGTGCTGACATGCAGCATCTGAGTAGTTATGCCTTAGTGAATATTCTTAAAATGTTCCGTTTCACTCATGTGGATCACGTCAATTTCATGAAGCAATTTGGACAGATTGCTCCTCAGCGAATTCCTTCCCTGGGAGTTCAGGGTGTCATGCACCTGACTCTGGCCTGCTCGGCATTACGCTTCCTGGATGAAAGGGTAATGAATGCTGTGGCTGCTTCTTTGCCTCCTAGGGTAGCATACTGTCGAAGTAAAGATGTTGCCAAGATTCTGTGGTCATTTGGAACTCTGAATTATAAGCCACCCAATGCAGAAGAGTTTTATTCTAGCCTGATAAATGAGATTCACAGAAAGATGCTTGAGTTCAATCGATACCCAGAACACCTGCTCACGTGCTTGCTGGGCCTGGCATTTTCTGAGTACTTTCCAGTAGAGCTCATAGATTTCGCTTTGAGTCCAGGGTTTGTCAGGTTAGCTCAGGAGAGAAGTAAGTTTGAGGTTACCAAGGAGCTGTATACTCTTGATGGTACAGTTGGCATTGAATGTCCAGATTACAGAGGCAATCGTCTTAGTTCTCAGCTTCAACAAGAGGGGTCAGAAATGCTATGGAATTTAGCAAGGAAGGATATGAACTCAAAACCTGAATTCCTAGAAGCTCTCTTTTTACTTGAGACCATGTTGGGTGGGCCCCAGTATGTCAAACACCATATGATTTTGCCTCATACCCGATCTTCTGATTTAGAGGTTCAGCTTGATGTTAACATGAAGCCATTACCATTTAACAGAGAAGCCATACCAATTGAAGATGTAGCCAAGTTAAGGCTTAAGCATGTGGGAGTCAGCCTTACTGATGATTTGATGAATCAGCTActaaaagggaaatcaaaagggCATTCCCAGGGGGAAATTAAGTCAGACAATGGGCAGCAGCCCTTGAAATTAGAGGAGGAGAGGGCTAAACCTGTGGGAGGTTCCCTTTGCAATAAGGTAGACAGATTGGGGGCCATCCCAATGGCTGGCCTATCCCCCCCGACCTGCTTGCAGGCCCCACAAGTGAAGCTGGCTATTCAGTTGACAAACAGGAACCAGTATTGCTATGGTTCCAGGGATCTGCTTGGACTGCATAATATGAAGAGGCGGCAGCTGAATCAACTTGGGTACCGTGTGGTGGAGTTATCTCACTGGGAATGGCTCCCACTACTGAAACGAACTCGCTTAGAAAAACTGGCATTTCTCCATGAGAAGGTGTTCACCTCTGCTCTCTGA